The Dokdonia sp. 4H-3-7-5 genomic interval CAAGAAATTGTGCTAGATGCTGTAAAAGAATGTGACTTCCCAGTAGCTTTCGACTTCCCAGCAGGTCACGTAGCTAATAATAATGCGTTGAAGTTGGGGAGTGAGATTGAACTTGTTGTTACTCAAAATACCACAAAAATAACTTATCTCTAAACAACTGATGACCCCAAAAGAACTAGGCGAATACGGCGAAGAACTAGCAACCCTGCATTTAATAAAGCAGGGTTACACTATTCTTGAACGTAATTGGTTTTTTGGAAAAAATGAGGTCGACATTATCTGCCAGAAGGAGGAAGGCATCCTCGTAGTGGTAGAAGTAAAGGCGCGTAACTCAGATTTCTTTGGTGATCCGCAGAGTTTTGTGAGTACTGGTAAGCAAAA includes:
- a CDS encoding YraN family protein, whose protein sequence is MTPKELGEYGEELATLHLIKQGYTILERNWFFGKNEVDIICQKEEGILVVVEVKARNSDFFGDPQSFVSTGKQKSIVKVSNEYVLENDLDVEVRFDIIAVLKNSKQERLEHFEDAFYFF